The stretch of DNA GTCGGCCTGGGAGATGCCGATCCTGCCCCGCCATCTGTATGAAAAGGAGGATTTCCTGACGTCGCGCTTCAATCGCGCCCCGATCGGCACCGGCCCGTTCCGCTTCGTGTCCTGGGAGCCCGGCCGCCGCATCGTGCTGGCGTCGAACCGGGAGTACTGGGGCGGGCGGCCCTACGTCGATACGCTGGAGCTGCCGATCATCCCGACACAGGAGACGACGCTCATGGCGCTGCTCGCCGGAGAGATCGACTACGCCTCGCTGACCCCGGTGCAATGGGATGCCTACAGCAGGGACCCGGCGTTCACCCGGCGTTTCGCGACCGTCAGCTACCTGTCTCTGTTCTTCTACTACATCGCCTGGCGGGCGGACGGTTCGAACCCGTTCTTCTCCGATCCCGAGGTCCGCCGCGCCATGGCGCTGGCTCTCGACCGGGAGGAGTACGTCCGCGCGGTCCTGCACGGCCTCGGGCAGGTGTCCTTCTCCCTGTTCCATCCCGCCATCCTGCCGCCCGACCCGGACAGCCGGCCGCTGCGTCACGACCCGCGGGCGGCGGCGGCGCTCTTCGATCACGCCGGATGGCGGCTGGACCCGAAGACCGGACTGCGGAGCAAGAACGGCAGGCCCTTCCGGTTCACGCTCCTGATTTTCAGCGGCGGCGAGGACCACGCGCAGTTTTCCCAGGTCGCGCAGGAATCCTTGCGCGCCCTCGGCATCGACATGAGAATCGAGAGACTCGATTGGCCGGGGTTGTGGGCCCGTCTCAAGACGGGGGACTTCGAGGCGGCCCTGTCCGGGACCGTTCCGGCCGGCGATCCGGACGATGTGGTCTACGGGATGCTGCACTCATCGCAGATCGGGGACGGGCGCAACTACGCGGGCTTCCACGATCAGGAGATCGACGCCTGGATCGAGGAAGGACGGCGCGCCATCGACCCGCAAGCGCGCTCCGCCTGCTACCGCCGCATCGCGAAGCGGGTCGAGGAGCTGCAGCCCTACACCTATCTTTTCTTTCCCAAGGTCCTCGCCGCCCTGTCCCGCAGGGTGACGGGCGTCGAACCCTCGCCGCGGGGCCTCATCGTGCAGTATCCCGGCGTGATCCGCCTCAAGATCCGCCAGCAGCCGGGCGGATGATCCCCTTCCTGGTCCGCCGGGCGCTTTCGTCGGTGCCGACGCTTCTCGGGATCTCGGTTCTGACCTTCGCGATCCTCAACCTGCTGCCGAACGATCCGATCCAGGTCTGGTCGGGCGGAGGCTATTACTCGGCCGAGGCGGTCGAGCATCTGCGATCCGAGCTGCGCCTCGAGCAGAGTCCCGCGGCCCGCTACGCCTCCTGGGGTCTCGCCCTCCTGCGGGGCGACCTGGGCCGATCGATGCGCGACGGACGCCCCGTCGCCGCGGTCATCGTCTCGGCTCTCCCCTGGACGCTGCTGTTGAATTTCTGCTCCGTGATCCTGATCTACGGCGTGGCGGTGCCGTTCGGACTGTTCGGGGCCTCGTCCCCCGGCTCGATCGCGGACCGTCTCGGGCGCGCCCTCCTGATCCTCCTCTATGCCGTGCCCTCGTTCGCCGCGGCACTCCTGCTGCAGCAATGGTTCGCGGTTCGCCTGGGATGGCTCCCCCTCCAGGGAGTCCCGGACCGCGGCGCCACGGCACTGGGAACGACCGCCTCCCTGGCGCGCCACCTGCTCCTGCCGACCATCTGCCTGGCGCTCAGCGGCTGGGCGCTCGTCGCGCGCTACGCGCGCGCCGCCTTCCGCTCCGCCCTGGGAAGGGAGTTCCTGGCGGTGGCGCGCGCCAAGGGTCTGTCCCGGCTGCGCGCCTCCGGGCACGTGGTCGCGAATACCGCGGTCCCGTTCATCACGCTGCTCGCGACGATCGTGCCGGGGCTGGCGGGGGGAAGCGTGATTGTCGAGCAGATCTTTTCCCTGCCGGGAGTCGGCCGGCTCTACCTCACCTCGATCGAGGCGCGTGACTATCCCGTCGTCGTCGGTCTGACCCTGCTCTCCGCCGTGCTGGTGCTGTCGGGGCATCTCCTGGTGGACGTCCTTTATCTCGTGGTCGATCCACGGATCCGGTCCGGGCTCCTGGACGAGCGCTCCGATGCAGCCTGAATCGCGACCGGCTATCTTCGTCGTTCTGGCCACCGCGCTTGCCGGGCTGCTCGCGCCGCTCCTGGCGAACGATCGACCGATCCTCGCCCGGGTGGGCGGACATCTCACCGCGCCCGCGCTCGCCGAGCTTCCGATCGTCGGACGCCTGTTCGACGATCCGAGCGCGAACCTCGTGGACTGGGGCGCCGCGCCCGCGCCGCTGCAGACCGGTGCGCCGCGCGTCCTCCTGATGCCGCCCGTTCCCTATTCCTACCGCGGCATACACCTGGACGAGGCGCTCCGGCCCCCCTCGCGCTCCCATTGGATGGGGACGGACGCGCTGGGACGGGACCTGCTGGCGCGCGTTCTGCACGGAGCGAGCCTGTCGCTCCTGGTGGGATTCGGGGCCACGGCGCTCGCCCTTCTGATCGGATTCTGCCTGGGGGCGCTCGCGGTGATGCGTGGCGGTCTGCTCGATCTTCTGATCGTGCGCGTCGTCGACGTGGTGGCGTGCTTCCCGCCCTTCGTCCTGGCTCTCGCCTTCATGGCAGCCCTGGGTCGAGGCGGGGTCTGGCCGATGGTTGCCGGCATCGGCCTCAGCCGCTGGACCACGATCGCCCGCTATGTGCGCGGAGAGATCCTGCGCCACCGGGGCGGCGCAGTCTGGATCTCGGCGCGGGCCGCCGGCGCCGGCGGGGTCCGCCTGGTCGTCCGGCATCTCCTGCCCCTCCTGGCCGCGCCCCTCGCGGTCCTGGCGTCGTTCGGGGTGGCCAACGCCATCGTTCTGGAATCCGGGCTGAGCTTCCTCGGCTTCGGCGTCAGCCCTCCCGCGCCGTCCTGGGGATCGATCCTCGCCGAGGCGCGCGGCTCGCTCGACGCCGCCTGGTGGCCCGTCTTCTTTCCGTCCGCCGCCCTGGTGATCGTCCTGTCGTCCCTCTGCGCCGCGGCCGAGAGCGCGGCCGCAGGCGAGTCCCGGGTCACTCGCTCCTGACCTCCGCGGCAATGTGGCAGACGCGGTTTCTCCCGCGGCTCTTCGCCTGGTACAGGGCGCGGTCGGCCACGGCGACAAGCTCGGGGCCGTTGATGGCGTCCGCCGGAAACGCGGCGACCCCCAGGCTGACGGTGACGTGCAGAGGGCGCAGCGTGCCGCCGACGCTGAGAGGGTTCCGCTCGACCTCGGCCCGGATCTTCTCGGCGACCGGCAGGGCGTCCTCGATCGCCGCCTCGGGGAGGAGGACGACAAACTCCTCGCCGCCATACCGCGCCACGGCATCCGATCGTCGCAACGCCCGCGCGGTCAATTGCGCCACGTGCCGCAGCACTTCGTCACCGGCCTGGTGGCCGTGGGCGTCGTTGAAGCGCTTGAAGTGATCGATGTCGATCATGACGAGGGAGACGGGCCGTTCCAACCGCCGGGCATGCTCGACCTCCTGCTCCAGGAGGGTCCTGAAGTGCCGGTGGTTGAAGACTCCCGTGACCCCGTCCAGCTCGGCCAGCCTCTTGGTCGCGAGCAGCAGGCGCTGCGTCTCGACCGCCACGGCGGTCATGTCGGCGCACCGCTTCAGCACTTCGAAGTCTTCGGGGTCGAAGGCGTGGCGCCTGCGGCAGGCGACGCGAAAGGCGCCCATCACCAGGCCACGCGCCTTCAGGGGAATCGTCATGTCGCTCTTCATTCCCGGAGTCTTCACGCTCTCGCTGAAGCGCATCTCTGCCGGGACGTCGTTTCTCCACAGGGCACGGTCCCTGCTTATGACCCATCCCAGAAGGTGCGAGGCGTCCGCCGGCAGACGCTCCGGCTCGCGAGGCGAAGCCGGGGCGCGCCTGCTGATCTCGCGCACGAGGATGCTCTCCCCTTCCAGGAGCCCGAGCGCCGCGCCATCGACGGGGAACAGCCGCCGGAGCGAGCGGGCGATCGTCTCGAGGACACTGTCGAGATCGTTCGCGCCCGCGGTGGCGGACGCGATCTCCATGAAGGAAAGAAGAATCCTGCGGTCGGAGGAATCGGAGGCCCGGTGCGAGGGATCGGCCTGGTTCGCCTCCGTCATCTTCAGACGGCCGGCGCCGACTGCACCGACGGTCGCCCCCCGGGCCTGTATCCGTGGGGATCGATCACCGCGGCGCGGAAGCCGGCGGCGAGGACGGCCTGGATCACGAGATTCCCCTCGGAGGGGAAGGAGGATTTCACGAGTCCTTCGCGGTCCAGCTCGACCCGCGCCCCTTCCCCCTGGACGCGGACGCGCACCTGGCGATATCCCAGGGCCCTGATCGCCGCCTCGGCACGCTCGACGCGCAGGAGCGCCGCGCGGGTCACCGGCACGAAGCGGGGCAGGCGCGAGGCCAGACAGGCCATCGCCGGCTTGTCCCAGGTCGGAAGCCCCAGGCGGTGGGAAAGGGAGCGCACCATCTCCTTGGTCAACCCTGCCTCGACGAGCGGCGCGCGCACGCCCGCCTCAGCCGCCGCCCGCATGCCGGGCCGATCGTCTCCCAGGTCGTCGGTGATGGCGCCGTAGACGAGCGTCCGTCCGCCGGCCGCGACCGCCAGCGTCTTCAGCACTTCGAACAGTGCGGTCTTGCAGTAGTAGCAGCGCAGGGCGTCGTTGCGCGCGTAGCGCGGATCGTCGATTTCGCGCGTCTCGACGAACCGATGCCCCGCACCGATGAGACGCGCGAGGAAGCCCGCCTCCTCCCGTTCGGAGGCGGCCAGGGACGGGGACACCGCCGTGATGGCGACAGCACTGTCGCCCAGGACGTCGAATGCGACCTTCAAGAGGAGCGTGCTGTCCACGCCGCCGGAGAAGGCGACGAGGCAGGGACCGATGTCCCCGAGAATTCGCTTCAGCTCTCCGTGACGGGTTTGCATCGCAGGTACCCGGCATGAATTCCGGTCGCGACGACGACCTTCGCGAGGTCGAAGAGAACGAACGGCAGAACACCCGCGCGGAACGCCGCGGCCGGATCCCCCAGGACCACAGACAGCCACGCGAGCCCGCAGGCGTGAATCGTTGCCGCGCCGAGCAGGAACGCCAAGGCTGCAGGGAGCACTCCGCGCCCCCCGATCCTCTTGATCGCCGAGCCGACGACGAACGCCGCCGCGATGAATCCAACCAGGTATCCACCTGTCGGCCCGAGGAGGTACAGCGGACCGGAACCGGGAAGCGCGAAGACCGGCAGACCGGCCATCCCCATGAAGATGTAGGACGCCTGGCTGACGGCGCCGCCCCGGGCGCCGAGGACCGCGCCGGCGAGGAGGACCGCGAGTGTCTGAAGAGTGCCCGGAACGGGTGTCATGGGGAGCGGGATGGAGACCTTGGCCGCCACCCAAGTCAGGAGGGCGAAGCCGACCACGAGCATCCCCCGCGCAATGGGCCTTTCCAGGGGTCCGACATGAGCCTGTAAGCGTGCGTCCGCCGTACCGCTCATGCTTCCGGGAATATTCGCCGATTTCAGGCTCATCGACCCTCCTCGACGACGGCTTCTTCAGCCCGGTATCGTCGGCAGGCTGGGCATTGTAGGGCGCTGTCGCTTCGTCTGTCAATCAATCGGCCCGATTTCTCTTCCGTCACAACTTTTCCTTGACAGCCTCTGACCTTCACCGTATATGGGCAGCGCATCAACAGATTCGCCGTAATTTGAGCACTGCCGACTGCTGGATCGTTAAAACTTGAGTGAGGTCGTAGTGGGGGGGCTCCCATTCGCCTGCCTCTCCCCTGATCAGGGGTCCGGTAGGTTCACGCCTTCCGTTTTTTCAGCCTCCGGGCTTTGCCCGGGGGTAGTCATGGCCTCTTTTTCCGCCGCAGAAGCTTTCGCAGCCCACCAAGGAGGACAAGAATGAACGCACTTTCGAAGATAAAGTGCAACCGGACGACCCTTATCATCCTGGGTCTGTGCCTCGTACTGGCCGGACCGGCGATGCTGCTGTGGGCATCCCGTGCCCCAGTTGCCCTTCCTGACGGAGGGGGCATCGATGCTCAGATGGAGCAGCTGGAGATCGAGCGAATCTCGCACGCCCAGCTGCCTCATGCGACGCTGCGTCCCGAGGGGTTCTCCCCCTTCGGGCAGGCGTTCAAGAACGGGCCGGCCAGGACCAAGGGGGATTCCGCCGGGCTCCTGCGGATGAACATCGGTGACATGGACCCGAAGAATCCTGACGCGCTCCTCTCTGCCATGCCGGCGGAGCTCCGCCTCGGCGAGAAGGAGAAGCAGGGTCTCGGTCCGAAAGGCTCCCTGACGCCCGGTCTCAACTACGCCATGTTGAGCCCGCAGGCTGTGTCCTCGAAGTCTCTCGATGCCGTCCTCGAGGGGATACGCTCCTCGGCACGGATCATCAGCGTGGGGCAGAACGCCACCCTCTTGATTTACGTGTCGGCCGGCCAGATCGGTCAGATGCGCCAGAACCCGGACGTCGTCTTCTTCCAGGGGATGCCTCCGGGAGACAAGATCAACCTCACAACGGCCAGAACACCGCTCATCGAGGCGGCCCGCGCCGTCGACCCGAACCTGCTGCTGGAGGTGTCCCTCGTCCCGGGAAGTGACGCGGCCGCCGCGCGGCAGGAGATCTCCCGCGTTCCGGGCATCGGAAACATTTCCGATTATGGTCCCGCCGGCTCGGCTCTGCTGGTGCGCGCGGACTACAAGGCCTTGAGCAAGCTGGCCCGGATCAAGGACATCCTGAACATCCAGGAAAGCATGGAAATGATGTCCCTCAACGCCAGGAACGTGCCGGCGGTCCAGGTCGGCACCGACCAGTTGTCGAACCAGGCCAGGCCGTTCGATGATGCGGGCCTCGACGGCGGCGGCAGCGGCGCCCTCCTCTGCACGAACAACCCGGCGCAGGCCTGCACGACCGACGCAGGCTGCACGGCGCCCGGTCTCTGCCGGCTGCAGTTCTACAACAACGGCACGGCGGCCGTGCCGCCCCAGATCGTCGGCGTGCTGGACAACGGGATCAGCGCGGACACTCCGAGCTTCGCACATAGCGCCACGCAGGTGACCACCATCGTCAATCCATTCGGTCCGGCGCACCGGAAGATCCACTCGATCATCAACGTGCGCGACAACGGCAATGACTGCGACGCGATTCTTGACGGGGGCGGCAGCCACGGCAACATAGTCGCCTCGGTCATCGCGGCCTGGCCGACCGGCGTCGGCGCCTTCGCCACCCGCACGAGCATCGGCCTCAACGGACAGCCGCGGGGCTCCAATCTGGACGGTGTGGCGCGCCGGTCGCGCATCATCGTGTCTGATATCGCCGACAAGAGCCGCTGCACCTTCAACTCCCTGGTGGAGCGCGGCGGCAACGTCGATCCGGGCAGCCTGGCCTCCCGCCTGGGCGAGTTCATCTGCCCCAAGAGTGGCGGCACGGGTGCCTGCGCCGGGATCACCGGCGGCGGCACCGAGGTCCACATCGCCGTGACCCCCTTCGGCGCGCCGGACAACTTCTCGACCGTCCAGTTCCAGGGGAACGACGGCAAGTATCTCCAGCAGTCGGTTGACATCGACACGTTCCTCTACAACAACCGTGATTTCACGGTCGTCGGACCGGCCGGGAACAGCGGCGTCCTGATCAGCTCGAGCCGGCCCGATTTCTGGACACCCCGCGTGATTCCGGACTTCTTCGATGGAACCGACACGGATGACTGCGTACCGCCCTGCGACCCGGCCCACTACGTGGTCAGGAACATCCAGATCCCGCCCCCGATGACGGCCAAGAACATCATCACGGTCGGCGTCACCCGCGCGGACGAGGACACCTTCTTCAAGGATTTCGACAATCTTGCGAACATGGCGACTTATTCGTCCCGCGGTCCCGCGACGCCTGAGTCGCTCCGCATGGCCCCCATCGTGGACGCGCCGTGCTGCGACCTGGGAGCCGGGGTCTTCGACTTCTCGTCGGTGGCCGGGTTCCGCAGTCGCGACGACGACAACCTCGGGCCGGTCGACGCCACGATCGACGAGGGGAACTACGGATCGTCCTACGGCGCCGCGGCGGTCACTGGGGCGGCAGCCCTGGTGCGCGACTACTTCGCGCAGGGCGCCTATCCGACCGGAGCGCAGGTCACGGGGAATCGAGTCCCGAACGTCTCCGGCGCCCTGGTGAAGGCGGCCATGGTCGCCTCGGCCAGGTTCACGACGAATATCCGGACCCCGGGTGAGGGGGGCAAGACGACACCGGACAAGATTCTGCGGCGGTCGCGTTTTGCAGATCTCGGGACGATCTCGAACCATAACATCGGCCTCATGGGGAACAGCGAGCAGGGTTACGGACGCGTCGTGATGACCAGCGTTCTGCCGCTCGCGAACTTCTCGAAGCACTTCCGCGTCGGTGGTGTCGATCCCGCCAATGGCGTGAGATGGACCGCCGGCAATACTCCTCCGGGGCCGATGCACTGGGAGTATCCGGCGGAAGGGCTCCTCGTCTGGGACGACATCGCGACGGGTGAGCTCGCCATCGACAACGCGCACACGTCTCAGACGCACACCTTCCGCGTGACTTCCGCCGAGTGTGCGGTGGCGGCCGACGGGGGTCAGGTCGCCTCCGCCGGACAGCTGCGCGTCGGGCTGGCCTGGACCGATCCTCCCTCTCTCCCCGGCGCCGGCGGACCGCTGGTGAACGATCTCGACCTCGTGCTCGAGAGTCCGGGTCCGAACAACTGTCTGGGTGCCGGCGATACCAAGCCGGATGGCACCATCTGCCCGGCCGGCTCGGAGACCGACAACTTGTTCTATGACGGGAACCGCTACGGATCCAGCAGGAACCCGTTCGTCGACCAGTGGTCCCTGGCGAGAGTGTCCGGCCAGCCGGAGACTCACGATCCGCGGAATCCACAGGAAGCTATCCACCTGACTTTCGACCGCAACAATGACACGAGCCCGGCCGATTCTCAGATCTATACAGGGACCTGGCGGGTCACGGTGAAGAGGGGCGCCGGCGGCGCGGTTGCGGGTTCGATCACGATCACCGGCCCGAACGAGGATGCGAACGGCAACCGTCGCCTGGACGCCGGAGAGGATACGAACGCGAACGGCCTCCTGGACCTGGGTGGACAAACGTACGCCCTGCTCGTTTCGGGGCCGGTCTTCAAAGATGCTGCCGAACCGCCTCCTGCGAAGGGCCCCGCGGCCTTCCCGCAGAGCGCGGTCACGCTCGACAAGATCAGGTACTCGTGCGAGGACACGATGGTCGAGACGATCGTGGACTCTACTCCGGGTGCCGGCGCGAGCAGGTCGTCCGCTTTCGCCACGTTCGTCGTCCGCAATGCCGCGGGCGCCATCGTCGATACCGAGTCTAACGTCCCGTTCGCCGGGTGTGGCTGCGGCGCTGGCACGGAATCGTCAGCCATCCCGATTCGCAACGTCCCGTCCCCCGCGCCGAACAACGGCATCCTCGAGGCGGACACGGGGATGACGATCACCAATACCTACGCCCCGCCAGGCCAGGTGGTCGTCACCGCCTCGGTCAAGGTCGACTGCTCGCCGAACTTCGTCACCAGTTCGTTCATCATTCCGCAGACTCAGGGATTCGGTCCCCAGATCGCCAACAATGGCGGTACCTTCCTGAGGCCGGGGACCCAGAGCGCGGGGTTCGGTCCCCAGACCCAGATCGGCGGCGGCTGCGACAACGACGACAGCCTCGACGCGGGCGAAGTCCTGACCTACGGAATCGCGCTGTCCAACCGCGGCCGCGACTGGCCCGGTGACAGATCGGACGATTACGATGACGTGAAGGCCACCCTCACCCCCTCCGGGACCGGCGCGGGTGCCATCACCGTTCTCGACTCGCCGAAGAACCTGGGTCGGATCCCGCCCGGCCAGCCCCAGGGGGCCTACTTCCACGTCTCCGTCAACGCCGCGGCGGCAAACGCCCTGGCCATTACCGATCGTCAGGTGACGATGACGCTGACGCTGGACTCCCTGAACAAGGGGCGGCGGATCAGCCAGCAGTCGTACACGTTCACGAACGTCATCAACGCCGATCGCGAGACGCTGCACTACTCGACTGACTGTCTCGCGGGGCCGGGGCTGACCTGCCGCGGCGTGCGCGACCTGAACCGTAACCAGCTCATCGACCGCCCCGACGTCATCGACCCGGTGCTCCTGTTCATCCTGCCGGACGAGGACGTCACCTTCTCGTCCCTGTTCACGACGATCGGCCCGGGCAGCACCCTCGTCAGCAACACCCTCGGCGAAGATCTGAACAACAACGGCGTCCTGGACGCGACCGAGCCGGACGTCCTTCCGAACGGCATTCTGGACCGCGGCATCCTGATCGCC from Candidatus Dormiibacterota bacterium encodes:
- a CDS encoding ABC transporter permease, which encodes MQPESRPAIFVVLATALAGLLAPLLANDRPILARVGGHLTAPALAELPIVGRLFDDPSANLVDWGAAPAPLQTGAPRVLLMPPVPYSYRGIHLDEALRPPSRSHWMGTDALGRDLLARVLHGASLSLLVGFGATALALLIGFCLGALAVMRGGLLDLLIVRVVDVVACFPPFVLALAFMAALGRGGVWPMVAGIGLSRWTTIARYVRGEILRHRGGAVWISARAAGAGGVRLVVRHLLPLLAAPLAVLASFGVANAIVLESGLSFLGFGVSPPAPSWGSILAEARGSLDAAWWPVFFPSAALVIVLSSLCAAAESAAAGESRVTRS
- a CDS encoding ABC transporter permease; the protein is MIPFLVRRALSSVPTLLGISVLTFAILNLLPNDPIQVWSGGGYYSAEAVEHLRSELRLEQSPAARYASWGLALLRGDLGRSMRDGRPVAAVIVSALPWTLLLNFCSVILIYGVAVPFGLFGASSPGSIADRLGRALLILLYAVPSFAAALLLQQWFAVRLGWLPLQGVPDRGATALGTTASLARHLLLPTICLALSGWALVARYARAAFRSALGREFLAVARAKGLSRLRASGHVVANTAVPFITLLATIVPGLAGGSVIVEQIFSLPGVGRLYLTSIEARDYPVVVGLTLLSAVLVLSGHLLVDVLYLVVDPRIRSGLLDERSDAA
- the larE gene encoding ATP-dependent sacrificial sulfur transferase LarE — encoded protein: MQTRHGELKRILGDIGPCLVAFSGGVDSTLLLKVAFDVLGDSAVAITAVSPSLAASEREEAGFLARLIGAGHRFVETREIDDPRYARNDALRCYYCKTALFEVLKTLAVAAGGRTLVYGAITDDLGDDRPGMRAAAEAGVRAPLVEAGLTKEMVRSLSHRLGLPTWDKPAMACLASRLPRFVPVTRAALLRVERAEAAIRALGYRQVRVRVQGEGARVELDREGLVKSSFPSEGNLVIQAVLAAGFRAAVIDPHGYRPGGRPSVQSAPAV
- a CDS encoding sensor domain-containing diguanylate cyclase encodes the protein MTEANQADPSHRASDSSDRRILLSFMEIASATAGANDLDSVLETIARSLRRLFPVDGAALGLLEGESILVREISRRAPASPREPERLPADASHLLGWVISRDRALWRNDVPAEMRFSESVKTPGMKSDMTIPLKARGLVMGAFRVACRRRHAFDPEDFEVLKRCADMTAVAVETQRLLLATKRLAELDGVTGVFNHRHFRTLLEQEVEHARRLERPVSLVMIDIDHFKRFNDAHGHQAGDEVLRHVAQLTARALRRSDAVARYGGEEFVVLLPEAAIEDALPVAEKIRAEVERNPLSVGGTLRPLHVTVSLGVAAFPADAINGPELVAVADRALYQAKSRGRNRVCHIAAEVRSE
- a CDS encoding biotin transporter BioY, translating into MVGFALLTWVAAKVSIPLPMTPVPGTLQTLAVLLAGAVLGARGGAVSQASYIFMGMAGLPVFALPGSGPLYLLGPTGGYLVGFIAAAFVVGSAIKRIGGRGVLPAALAFLLGAATIHACGLAWLSVVLGDPAAAFRAGVLPFVLFDLAKVVVATGIHAGYLRCKPVTES
- a CDS encoding ABC transporter substrate-binding protein; this encodes MRPRSLRGVAVTLLAAALLSACTSSPPEDRGAVAPSDYGGRFVYPLRTEPATLNFVTASDQPADLVSRLVGDSLVDRDVDMNIVPRLAESWESSDSGRVLTFHLRAGVRFHDGQPLTSADVKYTYERVIDRKNHALGHLDGFLPVERLETPDDRTVRVVYRFPYAPALSAWEMPILPRHLYEKEDFLTSRFNRAPIGTGPFRFVSWEPGRRIVLASNREYWGGRPYVDTLELPIIPTQETTLMALLAGEIDYASLTPVQWDAYSRDPAFTRRFATVSYLSLFFYYIAWRADGSNPFFSDPEVRRAMALALDREEYVRAVLHGLGQVSFSLFHPAILPPDPDSRPLRHDPRAAAALFDHAGWRLDPKTGLRSKNGRPFRFTLLIFSGGEDHAQFSQVAQESLRALGIDMRIERLDWPGLWARLKTGDFEAALSGTVPAGDPDDVVYGMLHSSQIGDGRNYAGFHDQEIDAWIEEGRRAIDPQARSACYRRIAKRVEELQPYTYLFFPKVLAALSRRVTGVEPSPRGLIVQYPGVIRLKIRQQPGG